In a genomic window of Cytobacillus sp. FSL H8-0458:
- the htpG gene encoding molecular chaperone HtpG: METKQFQAESKRLLEMMINSIYSQREVFLRELISNSSDAIDKIYYKALTDDSLTFDKDSYYIKVVPDKENRTLTIKDTGIGMTKEELENNLGVIAKSGSLAFKKENEIKDGHDIIGQFGVGFYAAFMVADVVTVISKALGSEQAYKWESHGAEGYTIAPYEKEAVGTEIILKIKENTEDESYDEYLEEYRLKSIIKKYSDFIRYPIKMDVTIRKPKEEEENEFEEITEEQTINSMVPIWRKNKSELTDEDYERFYQEKHYGFDKPVKHIHISVDGTIRYNAILYIPENIPFDYYSKEFEKGLELYSNGVLIMNKCGDLLPDYFSFVKGMVDSEDLSLNISREMLQHDRQLKLIAKNISKKIKNELQSLMKNEREKYKQFYKSFGRQLKYGVYSDFGTHKETLQDLLMFYSSTEKELASLDEYVSRMKDDQKYIYYAAGESHERIEKLPQTELVADKGYEILYFTEDIDEFAIKMLMSYKEKEFKSVSSGDLGIENEEEKISESEEKEHRELFSSMKEILSGKVTDVRLSKRLKSHPVCLTADGEVTIEMEKILSSMPDNQNVKANKVLEINSSHEVFQALKNAMENDKEKLSLYTNLLYNQALLIEGLPISDPVEFTNDICKVMV, encoded by the coding sequence ATGGAAACGAAACAGTTTCAGGCAGAATCCAAGAGATTATTGGAAATGATGATCAACTCCATCTACTCTCAAAGAGAGGTTTTTCTGAGGGAGCTTATTTCCAACAGCAGTGATGCGATCGATAAGATCTACTACAAAGCACTTACAGACGATTCTTTAACGTTTGATAAAGACAGTTACTACATAAAAGTCGTTCCTGATAAAGAAAACAGAACCTTAACAATTAAAGATACCGGCATAGGGATGACAAAGGAAGAACTGGAAAACAACCTGGGTGTCATCGCCAAAAGTGGTTCTCTCGCTTTTAAGAAAGAAAATGAGATTAAAGATGGCCATGATATTATTGGCCAATTCGGTGTAGGATTTTATGCTGCTTTCATGGTCGCTGATGTTGTAACAGTGATCAGCAAAGCACTTGGCAGTGAACAGGCGTACAAATGGGAATCACATGGTGCTGAGGGGTATACGATTGCACCATATGAAAAAGAAGCGGTCGGCACTGAAATTATTTTAAAAATTAAAGAAAATACAGAGGATGAAAGCTATGATGAATACCTAGAAGAGTACCGATTAAAGTCGATCATAAAAAAATACTCTGACTTCATCCGCTATCCAATTAAAATGGATGTTACAATCAGAAAACCGAAAGAAGAAGAAGAGAATGAGTTTGAAGAAATTACCGAAGAGCAGACCATCAACAGCATGGTACCAATCTGGCGGAAAAACAAGAGTGAACTGACAGACGAAGATTACGAAAGGTTCTATCAGGAGAAGCACTATGGCTTTGATAAGCCGGTAAAGCATATTCATATAAGTGTGGATGGCACGATCCGCTATAATGCTATTTTATATATTCCTGAAAATATTCCATTTGATTATTACTCTAAAGAATTCGAAAAAGGCCTGGAGCTTTATTCGAATGGCGTTTTAATCATGAATAAGTGTGGAGACCTTTTGCCTGATTATTTCAGTTTTGTCAAAGGGATGGTGGACTCCGAAGATTTATCACTTAACATTTCAAGGGAGATGCTGCAGCACGACCGACAGCTGAAGCTTATTGCGAAAAACATCAGCAAAAAGATTAAAAATGAGCTTCAAAGTCTCATGAAAAATGAGCGGGAAAAATATAAACAATTTTACAAGTCATTTGGAAGACAATTAAAATATGGTGTATACAGCGATTTCGGAACTCATAAAGAAACACTCCAGGATTTATTGATGTTCTATTCTTCAACAGAAAAGGAATTGGCATCACTTGATGAATATGTATCCCGAATGAAAGATGACCAGAAATATATTTATTATGCTGCTGGAGAGTCACACGAAAGAATCGAAAAGCTCCCACAAACCGAGCTTGTGGCAGATAAAGGTTATGAAATCCTGTACTTTACAGAAGATATTGATGAGTTCGCCATAAAAATGCTGATGTCCTATAAAGAGAAGGAATTTAAGTCAGTCTCAAGCGGCGATCTCGGCATAGAGAATGAGGAAGAAAAGATATCCGAATCAGAAGAAAAAGAACATAGGGAATTGTTCAGCAGCATGAAGGAGATTTTATCAGGTAAAGTGACAGATGTCCGACTCTCCAAAAGACTTAAAAGCCATCCTGTTTGCCTTACAGCCGATGGGGAAGTCACCATTGAAATGGAAAAAATCCTAAGCAGCATGCCTGACAATCAGAATGTTAAAGCGAACAAGGTACTCGAAATCAATTCAAGCCATGAAGTGTTCCAAGCTTTAAAAAATGCAATGGAGAATGATAAGGAAAAGTTAAGTCTTTATACAAACCTCCTATATAATCAGGCCTTGCTGATTGAAGGCCTGCCAATCAGCGACCCTGTGGAGTTTACGAATGATATCTGCAAAGTTATGGTCTAA
- a CDS encoding DUF1657 domain-containing protein — translation MTIASDVSQCLAAIRSIEAQLSSLALTSMDEEATRLFHESMLEISTIKNDLENRKKVIELEEPQYKPN, via the coding sequence ATGACCATTGCTTCTGATGTCAGTCAATGTCTTGCAGCCATACGTTCTATTGAAGCACAATTATCCAGCCTTGCATTAACTTCAATGGACGAAGAAGCTACACGTCTTTTTCATGAATCTATGCTGGAGATTAGCACAATAAAAAATGATTTGGAAAACAGAAAAAAGGTTATTGAGTTAGAGGAGCCTCAATATAAACCAAATTAA
- a CDS encoding DUF1657 domain-containing protein, producing MTVGTQVKQAIAGLKSAQASLETFALATDNQNAKQLYQSAAQQTQSIIDSLEPRLQEIQKEEPQYNQ from the coding sequence ATGACAGTTGGAACTCAAGTAAAACAGGCCATTGCAGGGTTAAAAAGCGCTCAGGCAAGCCTTGAAACCTTTGCTCTTGCAACCGATAATCAAAATGCTAAGCAGCTGTACCAAAGCGCTGCCCAGCAGACGCAATCCATCATTGATAGCCTTGAACCAAGGCTTCAGGAGATTCAGAAAGAAGAACCTCAATATAATCAATAA
- a CDS encoding DUF421 domain-containing protein: MPEWLLIGARSILFVGVLFVITKLIGKKQISELSFFEYVSGITIGSIAGEIIMGLDNHWASGILSIMIFGLVTLFADMLALKSKSFRDFFEGKGTIFIKDGKILEDNLKKERYSIDDLSSLLRQKNVFKAADVEFAVLEPRGDLSIMLKKENQPLTPKDLQLNLPQEKEPQTVIMDGNILNDPLAGSGKSKKWLKSEIEKLGLTQENIFLGQIDSFGELTVDVYDDSIKVPAPQQRPLLLAMIKKCAADLEIFSLQTDSKSAQKMYERNTEKLNQIIQKLAPYLK, encoded by the coding sequence ATGCCAGAGTGGCTGCTGATTGGTGCTCGTTCTATATTGTTCGTAGGTGTTCTATTCGTTATCACTAAACTGATTGGGAAAAAACAAATTTCTGAGCTTTCATTTTTTGAATATGTATCAGGCATCACCATCGGGAGTATAGCCGGTGAGATTATTATGGGATTAGATAACCACTGGGCCAGCGGAATACTATCCATTATGATTTTTGGTCTTGTAACATTATTTGCTGATATGCTCGCTCTTAAAAGCAAAAGCTTCCGTGATTTTTTTGAAGGAAAAGGAACAATATTTATTAAAGATGGGAAAATATTAGAAGACAACTTAAAAAAGGAACGATACTCCATAGATGACTTATCCTCTTTGCTCCGACAAAAAAATGTCTTTAAGGCAGCCGATGTGGAGTTTGCAGTTCTGGAGCCTCGTGGCGACCTTAGCATTATGCTGAAGAAGGAAAACCAGCCGCTCACTCCAAAAGATCTTCAATTGAACCTGCCTCAGGAAAAAGAACCGCAAACGGTTATTATGGATGGTAACATTCTAAACGATCCATTGGCCGGATCAGGAAAAAGCAAAAAATGGCTGAAATCTGAGATAGAGAAATTAGGCCTTACACAGGAAAATATTTTTTTAGGACAAATTGATTCTTTTGGTGAATTAACTGTGGATGTCTATGATGATTCAATTAAGGTTCCTGCACCCCAACAGCGTCCTCTGCTTCTGGCCATGATTAAGAAGTGTGCAGCGGACCTGGAGATATTTTCATTGCAGACTGATTCAAAAAGTGCACAGAAAATGTATGAAAGAAATACTGAAAAGCTTAATCAAATTATTCAGAAACTGGCTCCGTACCTAAAGTAA
- a CDS encoding polysaccharide deacetylase family protein produces MDSSNVVYVSNDPDIKLFNAGHPSKKTVTLTFDDGPARVLPEILDILKKEKVPAVFFWQSRLLYPGRPWKRVLEEGHQIGTHSSKHSNYVKLTPNEQIQDLRSSKLKIESITGQELKLFRPPFGQFNEHTIAAAKELGLSTILWRISSMDWELKEEPEQIITNVIENLEDGAIILLHELTQTVEALAGLIAGIRDKGYEFSLL; encoded by the coding sequence GTGGATAGCTCGAACGTCGTGTACGTTTCGAATGACCCTGACATCAAGTTATTTAATGCCGGACATCCATCGAAGAAAACAGTAACGCTGACTTTTGACGATGGGCCGGCAAGAGTTCTTCCGGAAATATTGGATATATTGAAGAAAGAAAAGGTTCCAGCTGTTTTCTTCTGGCAATCAAGGCTCTTATACCCCGGTCGTCCGTGGAAAAGAGTCCTGGAAGAAGGCCATCAGATAGGAACTCACTCTTCAAAGCATTCCAATTATGTTAAATTGACTCCAAATGAACAAATCCAGGATCTAAGGAGCAGCAAATTAAAGATTGAATCCATCACTGGCCAGGAATTGAAGCTATTCAGGCCCCCGTTTGGACAGTTTAATGAACATACCATTGCTGCAGCCAAAGAGCTAGGGCTCTCCACCATCCTGTGGAGAATCTCGTCCATGGACTGGGAGCTCAAGGAGGAGCCTGAACAAATTATCACCAACGTTATAGAGAACCTTGAAGACGGAGCAATCATTCTTTTGCATGAATTAACCCAGACTGTTGAAGCTCTGGCTGGTTTAATTGCTGGAATTCGGGATAAAGGCTATGAATTTAGTTTGCTGTAA
- a CDS encoding amino acid permease has translation MDFFLPSGNSSKESESGDLKWWQLSLIGVGCTIGTGFFLGSAIGIKITGPAIVFSFILAAIGTYIVYNLLAKMTAEDPQEGSFCYYANKAYGKWAGFSCGWNYWCSNILIMGSQLTALSILTRFWLPHVPLWIFAACYAILSIIVVLTGSKGFDKAENLFAVIKTAAIIMFIILAFSAMAGVMDGDVKHPGFPGSAGDWFPEGLKGFWSSLIYAFYAYGGIEVIGLMATRLKKKEDAPKAGIIMLIVLVIIYVISLGLAVYMASHGEFNEKESPFVTAMEHYNLDFFPHVFNAAIIIAGFSTMTASLFGVTSLLVTLANDGDAPSLFSKKIKKWKDLPLPSLALATAGLIASIVTALLLPGKIYEYITTAAGIMILFNWSFIIISALRILENKIFGKILAMFGLILILAAVSGTLLEKSIRFGFFVSLLFVALIAIAALIMQKAVWKNEGKGTC, from the coding sequence ATGGATTTTTTTCTTCCAAGCGGCAATTCCTCAAAAGAAAGTGAATCAGGTGATTTAAAATGGTGGCAATTATCACTGATTGGTGTGGGCTGCACCATCGGAACCGGATTTTTCCTGGGATCTGCCATTGGAATCAAGATAACCGGACCAGCCATTGTTTTTTCATTTATATTAGCGGCTATCGGAACTTATATAGTCTATAATCTTTTAGCTAAAATGACAGCAGAGGACCCTCAGGAAGGATCTTTTTGTTATTATGCTAATAAAGCGTATGGGAAGTGGGCAGGGTTTAGCTGCGGCTGGAATTACTGGTGCTCCAATATTTTAATCATGGGAAGCCAGTTAACCGCGCTATCCATCTTAACAAGATTCTGGCTGCCTCATGTCCCGCTTTGGATTTTTGCAGCGTGCTATGCCATTCTTTCAATTATTGTCGTCTTAACAGGAAGCAAAGGCTTTGATAAGGCAGAAAACCTCTTTGCAGTTATTAAGACTGCTGCCATCATCATGTTCATCATTCTGGCTTTTTCTGCTATGGCAGGTGTAATGGATGGAGATGTCAAGCATCCGGGATTCCCTGGTTCTGCTGGAGATTGGTTTCCTGAGGGCTTAAAGGGCTTTTGGTCCTCCTTAATTTATGCTTTCTATGCGTATGGAGGAATTGAAGTAATCGGGCTCATGGCTACCCGATTAAAAAAGAAAGAAGATGCTCCCAAAGCCGGCATTATCATGCTGATTGTGCTGGTGATCATTTATGTCATTTCCCTTGGTTTAGCGGTTTATATGGCTTCACATGGGGAATTTAATGAAAAAGAAAGTCCGTTTGTAACTGCTATGGAACATTATAACCTGGACTTTTTTCCCCACGTTTTTAATGCAGCCATCATAATTGCCGGCTTCTCGACCATGACAGCTTCATTGTTTGGAGTTACATCATTACTGGTTACTTTAGCTAATGATGGTGATGCTCCAAGTCTTTTTTCAAAGAAGATAAAAAAGTGGAAGGACCTGCCGCTGCCATCGCTCGCACTTGCTACAGCGGGTTTAATAGCATCCATTGTAACAGCTTTGCTTTTGCCGGGGAAAATTTATGAATACATTACCACTGCTGCAGGGATCATGATTTTATTTAATTGGTCTTTCATTATTATTTCGGCACTGCGGATATTGGAGAACAAGATATTTGGCAAGATCCTTGCCATGTTTGGACTGATCCTGATCCTTGCTGCGGTCAGCGGAACATTACTTGAAAAATCAATTAGATTTGGTTTTTTCGTAAGCTTACTTTTCGTTGCATTAATAGCGATTGCAGCTCTGATTATGCAAAAGGCAGTATGGAAGAACGAAGGAAAAGGAACCTGTTAA
- the phnC gene encoding phosphonate ABC transporter ATP-binding protein — MLEIQNITVRYPGMMHNALNSINLTIHPGDFVCVLGKSGAGKSTLIRCLNGLQTPSSGEIIWDGQSFSALSDEQLRRIRREMGMIFQHFNLVPRLTVLQNVLTGMFGYRSSFKNLIGWFTEEEKAQAKQVIAEVGLTDFIDRRVEHLSGGQKQRVGIARALLQKPRFLLGDEPVASLDPGTSDRIFSLLQEMHNRHGLQTIINVHDVQLAKRYATRIIALKDGEVVFDGKPEQFTDDMYVFTYDAESYQEKSYIRST; from the coding sequence ATGCTTGAGATTCAAAATATAACAGTCCGTTATCCCGGCATGATGCATAATGCGCTTAATTCAATAAATCTGACGATACACCCTGGAGATTTTGTTTGCGTGCTAGGTAAAAGCGGTGCCGGAAAATCCACTCTGATCCGCTGTTTAAATGGCCTGCAGACACCTTCATCAGGGGAAATCATCTGGGATGGCCAATCCTTTTCTGCACTTAGTGATGAACAGCTTCGGAGAATCCGCAGGGAGATGGGAATGATCTTTCAGCATTTTAATTTAGTTCCTCGATTGACTGTCCTGCAAAATGTTCTGACAGGCATGTTCGGCTACAGGAGCAGTTTTAAGAACCTCATTGGCTGGTTTACAGAGGAAGAAAAAGCTCAGGCTAAACAAGTCATTGCAGAGGTGGGCTTAACCGACTTTATCGACCGCAGGGTTGAACATCTTAGCGGAGGGCAGAAACAGAGAGTCGGCATCGCAAGGGCTCTCCTTCAAAAGCCTAGGTTCCTGCTGGGAGACGAGCCTGTTGCCAGCCTGGATCCTGGAACTTCAGACCGGATTTTCAGCCTGCTGCAGGAGATGCATAATCGGCATGGTCTGCAAACCATAATTAATGTCCATGATGTTCAATTGGCTAAACGCTATGCAACCCGCATTATTGCTTTAAAAGATGGGGAAGTTGTTTTTGATGGTAAACCGGAACAGTTTACAGATGATATGTATGTATTTACATATGATGCAGAAAGTTATCAAGAAAAATCATATATCCGATCAACTTAA